From the genome of Streptomyces sp. NBC_00659, one region includes:
- the tuf gene encoding elongation factor Tu, whose translation MAKAKFERTKPHVNIGTIGHIDHGKTTLTAAITKVLHDAYPDLNEASAFDQIDKAPEERQRGITISIAHVEYQTEGRHYAHVDCPGHADYIKNMITGAAQMDGAILVVAATDGPMPQTKEHVLLARQVGVPYIVVALNKADMVDDEEILELVELEVRELLSEYEFPGDDLPVVKVSALKALEGDKEWGQTVLDLMAAVDEAIPTPPRDTEKPFLMPVEDVFTITGRGTVVTGRIERGVLKVNETVDIIGIKQDKTTTTVTGIEMFRKLLDEGQAGENVGLLLRGIKREDVERGQVIIKPGSVTPHTEFEAQAYILSKDEGGRHTPFFNNYRPQFYFRTTDVTGVVTLPEGTEMVMPGDNTEMTVSLIQPVAMEEGLKFAIREGGRTVGAGQVTKITK comes from the coding sequence GTGGCGAAGGCAAAGTTCGAGCGGACTAAGCCGCACGTCAACATCGGCACCATCGGTCACATCGACCACGGTAAGACGACCCTCACGGCCGCCATTACCAAGGTGCTGCACGACGCGTACCCGGACCTGAACGAGGCCTCGGCCTTCGACCAGATCGACAAGGCTCCCGAAGAGCGCCAGCGCGGTATCACCATCTCGATCGCGCACGTCGAGTACCAGACGGAGGGCCGTCACTACGCCCACGTCGACTGCCCCGGTCACGCTGACTACATCAAGAACATGATCACGGGTGCGGCGCAGATGGACGGCGCCATCCTCGTCGTCGCCGCGACCGACGGCCCGATGCCGCAGACCAAGGAGCACGTGCTCCTGGCCCGCCAGGTCGGCGTTCCGTACATCGTCGTCGCCCTGAACAAGGCCGACATGGTGGACGACGAGGAGATCCTGGAGCTCGTCGAGCTCGAGGTCCGTGAGCTCCTCTCCGAGTACGAGTTCCCGGGCGACGACCTTCCGGTCGTCAAGGTCTCGGCGCTCAAGGCGCTCGAGGGCGACAAGGAGTGGGGCCAGACCGTTCTGGACCTCATGGCCGCCGTCGACGAGGCGATCCCGACCCCGCCGCGTGACACCGAGAAGCCGTTCCTCATGCCCGTCGAGGACGTCTTCACGATCACCGGTCGCGGTACGGTCGTCACCGGCCGTATCGAGCGTGGTGTCCTGAAGGTCAACGAGACCGTTGACATCATCGGCATCAAGCAGGACAAGACCACGACCACGGTCACCGGCATCGAGATGTTCCGCAAGCTGCTCGACGAGGGCCAGGCCGGTGAGAACGTCGGTCTGCTCCTCCGTGGCATCAAGCGCGAGGACGTCGAGCGCGGCCAGGTCATCATCAAGCCGGGTTCGGTCACGCCGCACACCGAGTTCGAGGCCCAGGCCTACATCCTGTCCAAGGACGAGGGTGGCCGCCACACGCCGTTCTTCAACAACTACCGTCCGCAGTTCTACTTCCGTACGACTGACGTGACCGGTGTTGTGACCCTCCCCGAGGGCACGGAGATGGTCATGCCGGGCGACAACACTGAGATGACCGTTTCGCTCATCCAGCCCGTCGCCATGGAAGAGGGCCTGAAGTTCGCCATCCGTGAGGGTGGCCGGACCGTGGGCGCCGGCCAGGTCACCAAGATCACCAAGTGA
- the gdhA gene encoding NADP-specific glutamate dehydrogenase, producing MTRPDTKSRIASLLADIERRNPAQPEFLQAANEVLETLAPALSQRPEFADAALVERLVEPERQIIFRVPWQDDHGKVHVNRGYRVEFNSALGPYKGGLRFHPSVNLGIVKFLGFEQIFKNALTGLGIGGGKGGSDFDPRGRSDAEVMRFCQSFMTELYRHIGEHTDVPAGDIGVGGREIGYMFGQYRRITNRWEAGVLTGKGTHWGGSLIRPEATGYGNVLFAAAMLRERGEDLEGQTVVVSGSGNVATYTIEKLIALGANPVTCSDSTGYVVDDKGIDVELLKQVKEVERGRVSDYAARRGASARFVTNGSVWDVPGDVALPSATQNELDAAAAATLIGNGVKAVSEGANMPTTPEAVHLFQKAGVAFGPGKAANAGGVAVSALEMSQNHARTSWPRERVEDELTQIMNNIHAICHETAERYGVPGDYVSGANIAGFERVAGAMLEQGLI from the coding sequence GTGACCCGCCCTGACACGAAGAGCCGTATCGCCTCCTTGCTCGCCGACATCGAGCGGCGCAATCCGGCGCAGCCCGAGTTCCTCCAGGCCGCGAACGAGGTGCTCGAAACCCTGGCTCCGGCCCTCTCGCAGCGTCCGGAGTTCGCGGACGCGGCCCTCGTCGAGCGGCTGGTGGAGCCCGAGCGGCAGATCATCTTCCGTGTCCCGTGGCAGGACGACCACGGCAAGGTCCACGTCAACCGGGGCTACCGCGTGGAGTTCAACAGCGCGCTCGGCCCGTACAAGGGTGGTCTGCGGTTCCACCCGTCGGTGAACCTGGGCATCGTGAAGTTCCTCGGCTTCGAGCAGATCTTCAAGAACGCGCTGACCGGTCTCGGCATCGGCGGCGGCAAGGGCGGCAGCGACTTCGACCCGCGCGGCAGGTCGGACGCCGAGGTCATGCGGTTCTGCCAGTCGTTCATGACGGAGCTCTACCGGCACATCGGTGAGCACACGGACGTGCCGGCGGGCGACATCGGCGTGGGCGGCCGGGAGATCGGCTACATGTTCGGCCAGTACCGGCGTATCACCAACCGCTGGGAGGCCGGCGTCCTCACCGGCAAGGGCACGCACTGGGGCGGTTCGCTGATCCGGCCCGAGGCGACCGGGTACGGCAACGTCCTGTTCGCCGCCGCCATGCTGCGGGAGCGCGGCGAGGACCTGGAGGGCCAGACCGTGGTCGTCTCCGGTTCCGGCAATGTCGCGACCTACACGATCGAGAAACTGATTGCTCTCGGCGCCAACCCGGTGACCTGCTCCGACTCGACCGGCTACGTCGTCGACGACAAGGGCATCGACGTCGAACTGCTCAAGCAGGTCAAGGAGGTCGAGCGCGGCCGGGTCTCCGACTACGCGGCACGGCGCGGCGCCTCGGCGCGGTTCGTCACGAACGGCAGCGTCTGGGACGTACCGGGCGATGTCGCGCTGCCCTCGGCCACCCAGAACGAGCTGGACGCGGCCGCGGCGGCCACCCTGATCGGCAACGGCGTCAAGGCGGTCTCCGAGGGCGCCAACATGCCCACCACCCCCGAGGCGGTCCACCTCTTCCAGAAGGCGGGCGTCGCCTTCGGCCCCGGCAAGGCGGCCAACGCGGGCGGTGTCGCGGTCAGCGCGCTGGAGATGAGCCAGAACCACGCCCGCACCTCGTGGCCGCGCGAGCGGGTCGAGGACGAACTGACCCAGATCATGAACAACATCCACGCCATCTGCCACGAGACCGCCGAGCGCTACGGCGTCCCGGGCGACTACGTCAGCGGCGCGAACATCGCGGGCTTCGAGCGGGTCGCGGGCGCGATGCTGGAGCAGGGTCTGATCTGA
- a CDS encoding Uma2 family endonuclease — protein MSIAPDNARRDPHHRYRAMREFLEPMDDTLPGKFEITKEGIVHDMMSPGGPHEVTAAHISRRLEKVMPDELLAHNGTPDVENEPEGIMRHPDVMVIAWTDLDTEAAIDPHDVVAAVEVVSRSNPDNDWVGKMRDYALIGIPVYAIFDPRTGTGAVLTDIHPTPDGPRYAARKDFVYGEDVTIADWTISTANLPLYSNT, from the coding sequence ATGAGCATCGCCCCTGACAACGCACGGCGGGACCCCCACCACCGGTACCGGGCGATGCGCGAGTTCCTCGAGCCCATGGACGACACGCTTCCGGGCAAATTCGAAATCACCAAGGAAGGAATCGTCCACGACATGATGTCGCCGGGAGGGCCGCACGAGGTCACGGCAGCACACATCAGCCGCCGGCTGGAGAAGGTGATGCCGGACGAGCTCCTGGCCCACAACGGCACGCCCGATGTGGAGAATGAGCCGGAAGGCATCATGCGCCACCCCGACGTCATGGTCATCGCCTGGACCGATCTGGACACCGAGGCAGCCATCGATCCGCACGACGTCGTCGCCGCCGTCGAAGTGGTCTCCCGCTCCAACCCCGACAACGACTGGGTCGGCAAGATGCGCGACTACGCCCTGATCGGCATCCCCGTCTACGCGATCTTCGACCCCCGCACCGGTACCGGCGCCGTCCTCACCGACATCCACCCCACCCCGGACGGCCCCCGCTACGCGGCCCGTAAGGACTTCGTCTACGGCGAGGACGTGACCATCGCCGACTGGACGATCTCCACGGCGAACCTGCCGCTGTACTCGAACACCTGA
- a CDS encoding helix-turn-helix domain-containing protein, with protein sequence MGTQNFSAPPCAQPRIPRGVTHINVRHTARFTTVGNHLTQHRALSLTAIGLAAHIQSLPEGARVDIKSLAARFREGETRIAASLRELEAHGYLTRRRERLPSGRVVTHTVSYNQPQGLAAPTARPTAPEPGPPPGAPRKPERERAAVPPAAGLPPAPAPPTAAAAAPAPAPMPKRPLPTPDTHDPDRHLTATVLLASLHREDPRLLLSERDVNRLAPAVSAWLERGVAPEAVRATLTSGLPREPLRHPAGVMSHRLTESLPPRTPTVPVTAHPHPLQNCDGCDRAFRAPEPGRCARCRRRSDLPEAA encoded by the coding sequence ATGGGTACCCAGAACTTTAGCGCGCCCCCGTGCGCCCAGCCCCGGATTCCGCGGGGCGTCACCCACATCAACGTCCGCCACACCGCGCGGTTCACGACGGTCGGCAACCACCTCACCCAGCACCGCGCGCTCTCCCTGACCGCGATCGGGCTCGCCGCCCACATCCAGTCGCTGCCCGAAGGGGCCCGCGTCGACATCAAGTCGCTCGCCGCGCGCTTCCGGGAGGGCGAGACGCGCATCGCGGCGAGTCTGCGGGAGCTGGAGGCCCACGGCTATCTGACCCGCAGGCGGGAACGGCTGCCGAGCGGCCGGGTGGTCACGCACACGGTGTCGTACAACCAGCCGCAGGGGCTCGCCGCTCCCACCGCCCGGCCGACGGCACCCGAGCCGGGCCCGCCACCGGGAGCGCCCCGAAAACCCGAGCGTGAGCGCGCGGCCGTGCCACCGGCGGCAGGACTCCCTCCCGCACCGGCACCCCCGACCGCAGCAGCAGCCGCACCGGCACCGGCACCCATGCCAAAACGCCCCCTCCCCACCCCCGACACGCACGACCCCGACCGCCACCTCACGGCCACCGTGCTCCTCGCGAGCCTCCACCGGGAGGACCCGCGTCTCCTGCTCTCGGAGCGCGACGTGAACCGCCTCGCTCCGGCCGTCAGCGCCTGGCTGGAACGCGGTGTCGCGCCCGAGGCCGTACGGGCCACGCTGACCTCGGGCCTGCCCCGGGAGCCGCTGCGCCATCCGGCGGGCGTCATGTCGCACCGGCTCACGGAGTCGCTGCCGCCCCGGACACCCACCGTCCCGGTGACAGCTCACCCGCACCCGCTCCAGAACTGCGACGGCTGCGACCGCGCCTTCCGCGCACCCGAACCGGGCCGCTGCGCCCGCTGTCGACGCCGGTCCGATCTCCCGGAGGCCGCCTAG
- a CDS encoding ATP-binding protein produces the protein MNQETAGPEAQPVEPVRNFSVLLSPTPRGARLGRLLATEQLRSWGLPLSPADQIVAELATNAATHGRVPGRDFRLTLYVVGDTLRIEVTDTVGDRLPQLGAAEADIDSGRGLLLVDAFADRWGVTPGPSPRKTVWAELSLASGGSVPAPTGSRNATTR, from the coding sequence GTGAATCAGGAAACTGCCGGGCCCGAAGCCCAACCCGTCGAACCCGTCCGCAACTTCAGCGTGCTGCTGTCCCCCACGCCACGCGGTGCCCGCCTGGGGAGACTGCTCGCGACCGAACAACTCCGCTCCTGGGGGCTGCCGTTGAGTCCGGCCGACCAGATCGTCGCTGAGCTCGCGACCAACGCGGCGACGCACGGACGCGTGCCGGGACGGGACTTCCGGCTCACGCTGTACGTCGTCGGCGACACCCTCCGCATCGAGGTGACGGACACCGTGGGTGACCGACTTCCCCAACTCGGTGCGGCGGAGGCCGACATCGACTCGGGGCGCGGCCTGCTCCTCGTGGACGCGTTCGCGGACCGCTGGGGCGTGACACCAGGCCCCTCCCCGCGCAAGACCGTCTGGGCCGAACTGTCGCTCGCGTCCGGGGGATCCGTCCCGGCACCCACCGGATCGCGGAATGCGACGACCCGGTGA
- a CDS encoding helix-turn-helix domain-containing protein, whose protein sequence is MSSESADEPGWDVSPEDEIAPVVEATGRQVRLWREAAGMRVVEFGRAIGYGEDLVRKVERGARIPRADFLDRADDVLNAGGHLRAFKEDMEKARYPKKVRELKMLEERAVELLLYSNHNIHGLLQTPEYAQALFETRQPAYPQEVVERETAARMSRKVIYERSPAPALSFIQEEVTLRRPIGGKMKLRRQLEHLLHIGQLRNVALQVMPTDREDHAGMQGLIEVLKFDDGTAVGRSDGAFNGRPVSDLRDLRILELRYGIIRAQALTPRESLTFIEQLLGET, encoded by the coding sequence GTGAGCAGCGAGAGTGCGGACGAGCCCGGGTGGGACGTGAGCCCCGAGGACGAGATCGCCCCGGTGGTCGAGGCGACCGGCCGCCAGGTCAGGCTCTGGCGGGAGGCGGCCGGGATGCGGGTGGTCGAGTTCGGGCGGGCGATCGGGTACGGGGAGGACCTGGTCCGGAAAGTGGAGCGCGGTGCGCGGATTCCCCGAGCGGACTTCCTGGACCGCGCGGACGACGTCCTGAACGCCGGCGGGCATCTCCGGGCCTTCAAGGAAGACATGGAGAAGGCCCGGTACCCGAAGAAGGTCCGCGAGCTGAAGATGCTGGAGGAGCGGGCGGTCGAGCTGCTGCTGTACAGCAACCACAACATCCATGGGTTGTTGCAGACGCCCGAGTACGCGCAGGCGCTGTTCGAGACGCGCCAGCCTGCCTATCCCCAGGAGGTGGTGGAGCGTGAGACAGCTGCGCGCATGAGTCGGAAGGTGATCTATGAAAGGTCGCCTGCCCCAGCACTCAGCTTCATTCAGGAAGAGGTGACGCTGCGGCGCCCGATCGGGGGGAAGATGAAGCTGCGCCGCCAGCTCGAACACCTTCTGCACATTGGCCAGTTGCGGAACGTGGCGCTTCAGGTGATGCCGACCGACCGCGAGGATCATGCCGGGATGCAAGGGCTCATCGAGGTGCTGAAGTTCGATGACGGTACGGCGGTCGGGCGATCCGACGGCGCGTTCAATGGTCGCCCTGTCTCGGACCTCAGGGACTTGCGGATCTTGGAGCTGCGCTATGGCATCATCCGGGCCCAAGCCCTCACCCCGAGGGAGTCGTTGACCTTCATCGAGCAACTGCTGGGAGAGACATGA
- a CDS encoding DUF397 domain-containing protein: protein MIHVTSPENPSGLIWFKSSYSSSSEAGDCVEVALEWRKSSYSSSNGNDCVEIAPTPTTIHIRDSKNPGGARLAMAPAAWTAFIGFVAQG, encoded by the coding sequence ATGATCCATGTGACCTCCCCCGAGAACCCCTCGGGGCTGATCTGGTTCAAGAGCAGCTACAGCAGCAGCAGCGAAGCCGGCGACTGCGTCGAAGTCGCCCTGGAGTGGCGCAAGAGCAGCTACAGCAGCAGCAACGGAAACGACTGCGTCGAGATAGCCCCCACCCCCACCACGATCCACATCCGTGACTCCAAGAACCCGGGTGGCGCCCGCCTGGCGATGGCCCCCGCCGCCTGGACGGCGTTCATCGGCTTCGTCGCCCAGGGCTGA